The Haloarcula halophila nucleotide sequence CCACCTTCCAAGTCGAGTTCCCCGGACACACCACCGCCTGCTGTACGGCCAGCCAGAACGCCCACATGTCGAGTCATATCCGGGTGACCGGTACCGCCGGCGAGGTCCGCGTCGAACCGGCCTTTTACCCCTGGGACGACCGACAGCTCCACCTCTCTCACGGCGACGGCGAGATCACCGTCGACTTCGAGCAGGTCGATCAGATGGAAACGGAGTTCGAGTACTTCGCACACTGTGTGCTGACCGAGACCGATCCGTTCGCCGACGGCGAGCACGGGCTTGTCGACATAAAGACGCTGAAAGCCGTCTACGAGGCCGCCGAGACCGGCCGTCGGGTCGCAGTCGGCGAGTGACGCTCCGTCGGCACAATACTGCCACCGTCTCACCGCCGTTTAGGGGAGGTTGCCCCTGACCGACCCCCTGCTCATAGTAGTATAGCTATACGGTATAGCCACTCTATATCACTACGGAACTACGAGACTGAGCCGCTCCGGGCGGGTCCGGTTGCCCAGCGCCGACGCTGGCCGATCGGTCCCGTCTTGGCTCCCCGCGCGGGGGCCGGCACAAACTTATTCCAGTTGCCTCCGAGTAGGCGTTTGGAGCCCCAGTCTCGTATTCGTCTCGACGACCCGGATCCGTTCCCTTCGAGCGCAGACTGGATGGCCACTCAGTATGAGATTACTTGTCAAACCGCTCGATAGGCAGAGTGCGGGGAAGGGTATCGCAGCGATCGATCAGGAGGCGATGTCGGAACTCGGGATCGAACCCGGGGACTTCGTCACCATCGAAGGCGAAGACGGAACCGCAGTCGCCCGTGCCCGGCCCGGACAGGCCGGCGAGCGACAGCGCGGGATCGTCGGTATCGACGGACAGACACGCAAGACGATCGGGGCACGGCTCGATCAACTCGTTTCGGTCGCGGAAGCCGACGTGGAGCCAGCACACACGCTGTCGATCGCACTCCCCGACGGACTCCAGATCCGTGGCGACCTCGCTCCGTATCTCCGTAAGAAACTCGTCAACCGGGCGGTCCAGGCGGGACAGACCGTCCCGCTGGCACTCGGACTCGGCTCGGTGATGGGGCGTGCGAACCGCCGGATTCCGATCCGCATCGTCGGCACCGACCCCGAGGGGACCGTGATCGTCACGCAGTCGACCGACGTCGAGGTCGTCGAGCAGTCGGCCGAAGCCGTCGATGCCGACCGCGATGCCGAGACGGCCGACGGCTCGGAACCGCCGAGTGTCACCTACGAGGATGTCGGTGGTCTCAACGACGAACTCGACCAGGTCCGGGAGATGATCGAACTCCCGATGACCCATCCCGAGCTGTTCCAGGCACTCGGTATCGAGCCGCCACAGGGCGTCTTGCTCCACGGGCCGCCGGGGACCGGCAAGACGCTGATCGCGAAGGCGGTGGCCAACGAGATCGACGCCAACTTCTCGACGATCTCCGGCCCGGAGATCATGTCGAAATACCACGGCGAAAGCGAGGAACGCCTCCGTGAGGTCTTCGAGGAGGCCGGCGAGAACGAGCCGTCGATCATCTTCATCGACGAGATCGACTCCATCGCCCCGAAGCGGGACGACACCCAGGGCGAGGTCGAGCGCCGGGTCGTCGCGCAGTTGCTCTCCCTGATGGACGGACTCGAAGACCGCGGCCAGGTGACCGTCATCGGGACGACCAACCGCGTCGACTCGATCGACAACGCACTCAGGCGAGGCGGCCGGTTCGACCGCGAGATCGAGATCGGTGCTCCCGACACCGAGGGCCGTCACGAGGTCCTCCAGATCCACACCCGGGAGATGCCCATCGCCGAGGACGTCGACCTCCAGCAGTACGCCGACAACACGCACGGCTTCGTCGGGGCGGACCTCGAAAGCCTCGTCCGTGAGGCGGCGATGAACGCGCTCCGCCGAGTTCGGCCCGATCTCGACCTCGAAGGCGACGAGATCAGCGCCGAGACCCTCGAAACGCTCGAAGTCACCGAGAGCGACCTCCGGTCGGCGCTCCGGGAGATCGATCCCAGCGCGCTCCGGGAGGTCTTCGTCGAGAAACCCGACGTGACGTGGGACGACGTGGGCGGCCTCGCGGAGACGAAAGAGCGGCTGCAGGAGGCCATCGAGTGGCCCCTCGCCTATCCCGACGCGTACAAGCAAGTCGATCTACAGTCGACGAAAGGCATTCTCCTCCACGGACCGCCCGGGACCGGGAAGACGCTCCTGGCGAAGGCCGTCGCGAACGAGGCACAGTCGAACTTCATCTCGGTGAAGGGGCCGGAACTGTTCGACAAGTACGTCGGCGAGAGCGAGAAAGGCGTCCGGGAGATCTTCGAGAAAGCGCGCTCGAATGCCCCCACCGTCATCTTCTTCGACGAGATCGACGCCATCGCGAGCAAGCGGGGTAGCGGTGGCGGGGACAATCAGGTCGGTGAACGCGTCGTCTCGCAGTTGTTGACCGAACTCGACGGGCTCGAAGAACTGGAGGACGTCGTCGTGATCGCGGCCACGAACCGGCCGGACCTCATCGACGACGCGTTGACCCGTGCCGGCCGGATCGAACGGAAGATCGAGGTCGGTGTGCCCGACGAGGAGACCCGACGCGAGATTCTGACGATCCACACGCGAAAACGGCCGCTGGCCGACGACGTCGATCTCGATGCGCTCGCCGCCGAGATGGACGGACTCGTGGGGGCCGACGTGGCAGCCATGTGTCGCGGCGCGGCGACCGCTGCCGTCCGTGAGCACGTCCGATCACAGTCCAGCGACGAACCGACAGCCGTCGAGGACATCGTCCTGACACAGGCGCACTTCGAGTCGGCACTCGAAGAGATCACCGCCGACGGCGAGTGAACAAGGCGTCGGTCCGTTCTCGTTCCGTTTCCTCCGCGTTTCCGGCGTTCCAGGAGTGCCAATCCACCTACCGAGCTATCGAACGCTAAATCACTCTACAATATCACGTCGTAAGATACCGTCCCGAGCGAGTGGTGCGATCTGTCCGACGACGATAGAGAACTCGTTTTGCCGTATGGGGAACGATTCCTGGAAGTTATCGGGGCCTACTGTCGAGCGTTCCGAATGAGGGAGCGAAGAGAGATCTCGGGTTATTTCGGTCGTACCCGAACCGTCGATGGCCTCAAAATCATCGGCATCGATTTCGTACAAGTAGTCGCGAGTCAAACTCCCCCCGAAATCAGTGTGGAGGTTCACGTACTGGGTTGGCTTCTCGGATTCGATCGATACTTCGGCGGAGAGCTGTTCGAGCTGAACACCTTCGTCGCTCGATCGGGCTGTGAAATCAAACGATTCGATCGAGATATCGGGATACGGTAGGTGGAGATAATATGTTTCCTGCTCTGTTGTCATCGTGACCCGAGCTTTCGTGACCGGGTACCGGAGATAGGCCGGAGAGAGTTCCTCATACGGAAGTACGATCGTATTATCCTGGATACTCACTGCCGAGTTCGAGCTGATCAACTGGTTCTTCGTGATGTTTACTTCTCGGATCTCGCTCGAGACGGGAAGGGTGAACTCGAGTCCCGCAGACGTTTCCTCTCCGGGAACCAGTTCCCGCCAGTCATCCAACGCCGGTTTGAACGGCTT carries:
- a CDS encoding CDC48 family AAA ATPase, which produces MRLLVKPLDRQSAGKGIAAIDQEAMSELGIEPGDFVTIEGEDGTAVARARPGQAGERQRGIVGIDGQTRKTIGARLDQLVSVAEADVEPAHTLSIALPDGLQIRGDLAPYLRKKLVNRAVQAGQTVPLALGLGSVMGRANRRIPIRIVGTDPEGTVIVTQSTDVEVVEQSAEAVDADRDAETADGSEPPSVTYEDVGGLNDELDQVREMIELPMTHPELFQALGIEPPQGVLLHGPPGTGKTLIAKAVANEIDANFSTISGPEIMSKYHGESEERLREVFEEAGENEPSIIFIDEIDSIAPKRDDTQGEVERRVVAQLLSLMDGLEDRGQVTVIGTTNRVDSIDNALRRGGRFDREIEIGAPDTEGRHEVLQIHTREMPIAEDVDLQQYADNTHGFVGADLESLVREAAMNALRRVRPDLDLEGDEISAETLETLEVTESDLRSALREIDPSALREVFVEKPDVTWDDVGGLAETKERLQEAIEWPLAYPDAYKQVDLQSTKGILLHGPPGTGKTLLAKAVANEAQSNFISVKGPELFDKYVGESEKGVREIFEKARSNAPTVIFFDEIDAIASKRGSGGGDNQVGERVVSQLLTELDGLEELEDVVVIAATNRPDLIDDALTRAGRIERKIEVGVPDEETRREILTIHTRKRPLADDVDLDALAAEMDGLVGADVAAMCRGAATAAVREHVRSQSSDEPTAVEDIVLTQAHFESALEEITADGE